One genomic region from Macrobrachium rosenbergii isolate ZJJX-2024 chromosome 1, ASM4041242v1, whole genome shotgun sequence encodes:
- the LOC136846953 gene encoding LOW QUALITY PROTEIN: di-N-acetylchitobiase-like (The sequence of the model RefSeq protein was modified relative to this genomic sequence to represent the inferred CDS: inserted 1 base in 1 codon), producing MEHKQLVLLPILALVLLSALFLQAEGRSRQSFHHGRYRKLASHSGKPLLNPCRCKDRRLCMPLDLASRQHPTAPHVQNYLLKKNKTEVFAFVLDCEESVWSKFGWDKLTTIALAGKPDADLICHAHDNGVGVVSLENIPTNQLTNETARAAWVQERLAEALSNSLDGINIDFEDVIADQSPEMDGLTSLVKETAEAFHKAIPGSQVSFDVAWKAXGVDGRFYDYKGIGDHSDVVFVMAYDEMSQIFDEPCSARANSGLLKAYEGLDSYIQLGIPRNKLVLGVPWYGYRYPCIKFDEDETCHIEKVPFRGANCSDAAGSQHPYSYMLETLKEHNATYQWEWKTCTPYYTIQDKGTGQHIQMRFDDDKSLSYKYAVATDNSLRGVGMWTANFLDYSDTLEALEQRELMWGALP from the exons ATGGAGCACAAGCAACTAGTCCTGCTGCCAATTTTGGCTTTAGTGCTGCTGTCAGCACTTTTCCTGCAAGCAGAAGGAAGAAGCAGGCAATCATTTCATCATGGACGGTATCGAAAGCTGGCAAGTCACTCGGGGAAACCGCTGCTCAACCCTTGCAGATGTAAAGATCGAAGGCTTTGCATGCCTCTCGACTTAGCCAGTCGCCAGCACCCGACGGCACCTCACGTCCAGAATTACCTTTTGAAGAAGAACAAGACGGAG gTGTTTGCCTTCGTGCTCGACTGTGAGGAGTCGGTGTGGTCGAAATTCGGCTGGGACAAACTCACCACAATTGCTCTCGCTGGGAAGCCTGACGCTGATCTTATTTGTCACGCCCATGACAACGGCGTGGGCGTTGTCTCCCTGG aaAACATTCCCACGAACCAGCTGACGAACGAGACAGCCAGAGCTGCCTGGGTCCAAGAAAGACTGGCGGAGGCCCTTTCGAACTCTCTGGATGGAATCAACATCGACTTCGAGGATGTCATCGCAGACCAGTCCCCGGAGATGGATGGGCTGACCTCCTTGGTGAAAGAGACTGCAGAGGCTTTCCATAAGGCCATCCCGGGATCACAG GTCTCATTCGACGTGGCCTGGAAAG GGGGCGTGGACGGTCGCTTCTACGACTACAAGGGCATCGGCGATCACTCCGACGTGGTCTTCGTCATGGCCTACGACGAGATGAGCCAGATCTTCGACGAGCCTTGCAGTGCCAG GGCAAATTCAGGGCTTCTGAAAGCTTACGAGGGACTCGACTCTTACATTCAACTGGGCATTCCACGTAACAAGCTCGTCCTGGGCGTGCCATGGTATGGGTATCGGTACCCCTGCATCAAGTTTGATGAG GACGAGACGTGTCACATAGAAAAGGTTCCCTTCCGAGGAGCCAACTGCAGCGACGCCGCAGGGAGCCAGCATCCCTACAGTTATATGCTCGAGACTTTGAAGGAACACAACGCCACCTACCAGTGGGAATGGAAGACTTGCACTCCTTATTATACTATTCAG GACAAAGGAACAGGCCAGCATATTCAGATGAGATTCGATGACGACAAGAGTCTCTCCTACAAGTACGCCGTGGCGACAGACAACTCGTTGCGGGGAGTCGGAATGTGGACTGCCAACTTCTTGGATTATTCGGACACTCTAGAGGCCCTGGAGCAACGAGAGCTAATGTGGGGAGCCCTGCCTTAG